From a single Fusobacterium ulcerans ATCC 49185 genomic region:
- the ychF gene encoding redox-regulated ATPase YchF produces the protein MIGIGIVGLPNVGKSTLFNAITKAGAAEAANYPFCTIEPNVGMVTVPDKRLDQLSAIINPQRVVQATVEFIDIAGLVKGAAKGEGLGNKFLSNIRTTAAICQVVRCFEDENVIHVSGSVDPIRDIEIINTELIFADMETIEKAIEKHKKLVTSKNKESMELMPVLLKCKEHLESFQLLKILPLTPEETELLRTYQLLTLKPMIFAANVAEDDLAAGNEYVEKVKEYAETVGSQVVIVSAKVEAELQEMEDEGEKQEYLETLGVEEAGLSRLIRASFKLLGLQTYFTAGVKEVRAWTIKIGDTAPKAAGEIHTDFEKGFIRAKVVSFDDFIKYSGWKGSQEAGVLRLEGKEYIVKDGDLMEFLFNV, from the coding sequence ATGATTGGAATAGGAATAGTAGGTCTTCCAAATGTAGGGAAATCTACACTTTTTAATGCTATAACTAAAGCTGGAGCTGCTGAAGCAGCAAACTATCCCTTTTGTACAATAGAACCAAATGTAGGGATGGTAACTGTACCAGATAAAAGACTTGATCAACTTTCTGCTATAATCAATCCACAAAGAGTAGTGCAGGCAACTGTTGAGTTTATAGATATTGCTGGACTTGTAAAAGGAGCAGCTAAGGGTGAAGGACTTGGAAATAAATTTCTTTCAAATATAAGAACAACTGCTGCTATATGTCAGGTTGTAAGATGTTTTGAAGATGAAAATGTTATTCATGTAAGCGGATCAGTAGATCCTATTAGAGATATTGAAATTATTAATACAGAGCTTATTTTTGCTGATATGGAAACTATAGAAAAAGCTATTGAAAAACATAAAAAATTAGTTACGAGTAAAAATAAAGAATCAATGGAATTAATGCCAGTATTATTGAAATGTAAAGAACATCTTGAAAGTTTTCAGCTGTTGAAAATATTACCATTGACTCCAGAAGAAACTGAATTATTGAGAACATATCAATTACTTACTTTAAAACCTATGATATTTGCAGCAAATGTAGCTGAAGACGATTTAGCAGCAGGAAATGAGTATGTTGAAAAAGTAAAAGAATATGCTGAAACAGTTGGGTCACAAGTGGTAATAGTTTCTGCAAAAGTAGAGGCTGAACTTCAAGAAATGGAAGATGAAGGAGAAAAGCAGGAATATTTGGAAACATTAGGAGTAGAAGAAGCAGGACTCAGCAGATTAATAAGAGCAAGTTTTAAACTTTTAGGACTTCAAACTTATTTCACAGCAGGAGTGAAAGAAGTAAGAGCTTGGACTATAAAAATAGGAGATACAGCACCTAAGGCAGCAGGAGAAATTCATACTGATTTTGAAAAAGGATTTATCAGAGCCAAAGTAGTTTCTTTTGATGATTTTATCAAATATTCTGGATGGAAAGGATCACAAGAAGCAGGAGTGTTGAGATTAGAAGGAAAAGAATATATAGTAAAAGATGGGGACTTAATGGAATTCCTGTTTAATGTTTAA
- a CDS encoding YceD family protein encodes MKLRVKDFSSVLNNTIRFDFYAESIGDIELSDKIHIVGSAISDGNGKIEVSGKYSTKAIVQCVRCLKNIEVDLNGEFTGSFLDEGAYRQYMKNLKAECEIDSNEIYDEIVDGEIDLLELVREYIILDLPPYPQCDPECEDDSEIEKYSDNGIDSRWQQLLQIKN; translated from the coding sequence TTGAAACTAAGAGTTAAAGATTTTAGCAGCGTTCTTAACAATACTATAAGGTTTGATTTTTATGCAGAAAGCATTGGTGATATTGAACTTTCAGATAAAATACATATAGTAGGAAGTGCAATTTCTGATGGTAATGGTAAGATAGAAGTCAGTGGAAAATATTCTACAAAAGCCATTGTCCAATGTGTAAGATGCTTAAAAAATATTGAAGTAGATCTGAATGGAGAATTTACAGGGAGCTTTTTAGATGAAGGTGCATATAGACAATATATGAAAAATCTAAAAGCAGAATGTGAAATAGACAGTAATGAAATCTATGATGAGATTGTAGATGGAGAAATAGATCTATTAGAATTGGTAAGAGAGTATATAATACTTGATCTGCCCCCATACCCGCAATGCGATCCTGAATGCGAAGACGATTCTGAAATAGAAAAGTATAGTGATAATGGGATAGATTCAAGGTGGCAGCAATTATTACAAATAAAAAATTAA
- the rpmF gene encoding 50S ribosomal protein L32 gives MAVPKKKTSKAKKNMRRSHHALTGTGLATCEVCGAPKRPHRVCLSCGDYNGKKVLAGDAE, from the coding sequence ATGGCAGTACCTAAGAAAAAGACATCTAAGGCTAAAAAGAACATGAGAAGATCTCATCACGCTTTAACTGGAACTGGTTTAGCAACTTGTGAAGTTTGCGGAGCACCAAAAAGACCTCACAGAGTTTGTTTAAGCTGTGGAGACTATAATGGTAAAAAAGTTTTAGCTGGAGACGCTGAGTAA
- the plsX gene encoding phosphate acyltransferase PlsX: MRIALDAMGGDNAPVETIKGAVAALSEIEKLQLVLVGKKEVIEAELSKYKYSKERVEIVDTREVIEMTDDPVTAVKTKKDSSMNKTLELAKEGVVDASVSAGNTGALITASQLKLKRIRGVLRPAIATMFPNKKGHMLMLDVGATADCKPEFLNQYAMMGSKYVEILLGRKEPKVGLLNIGTEEGKGNEITREAYELLKDNKAINFVGNVESTEVMNGEIDVVVTDGFTGNMVLKTAEGIAKFVLSIIKTEIKKSIIYMLGALLLRPALKMIKLKMDSSEYGGAIFLGLNGLSIKAHGNSDSNGIKNAIKVANRFAELNFVEELKKVIDIDKEESN, translated from the coding sequence ATGAGAATAGCTTTAGATGCTATGGGTGGAGATAATGCCCCAGTAGAAACAATAAAGGGAGCAGTAGCCGCTTTGAGTGAAATAGAAAAGTTGCAACTTGTATTAGTTGGAAAAAAAGAAGTAATTGAAGCTGAACTTTCTAAATATAAGTATTCTAAAGAGAGAGTAGAGATAGTAGATACAAGAGAAGTAATAGAAATGACTGATGATCCTGTAACTGCAGTAAAAACTAAGAAAGATTCTTCTATGAACAAAACACTTGAACTTGCAAAAGAAGGAGTGGTAGATGCTTCTGTTTCAGCAGGAAATACAGGGGCTCTTATTACAGCTAGTCAACTTAAACTAAAAAGAATAAGGGGAGTATTAAGACCAGCTATTGCTACTATGTTCCCTAATAAAAAAGGACATATGCTGATGCTTGATGTTGGAGCTACAGCAGACTGTAAACCTGAATTTCTTAATCAATATGCTATGATGGGGTCTAAATATGTGGAAATTCTTTTAGGAAGAAAAGAACCTAAGGTAGGACTTTTGAATATAGGAACAGAAGAAGGAAAAGGTAATGAGATAACAAGAGAAGCATATGAACTTTTAAAAGACAATAAGGCAATAAATTTTGTTGGAAATGTTGAAAGTACAGAAGTAATGAATGGAGAAATAGATGTTGTTGTAACAGATGGATTTACTGGAAATATGGTTTTAAAAACAGCAGAGGGAATTGCAAAATTTGTATTGAGCATAATAAAGACAGAAATTAAGAAGAGTATTATTTATATGTTAGGGGCTCTTCTGCTTCGTCCTGCTTTAAAAATGATAAAATTAAAAATGGATTCTTCTGAATATGGAGGAGCAATATTTTTAGGGCTTAATGGTCTTTCTATAAAAGCACATGGAAATTCAGATTCCAATGGGATAAAAAATGCAATAAAAGTTGCAAACAGATTTGCTGAATTAAACTTTGTAGAAGAATTGAAGAAAGTTATAGATATTGACAAAGAAGAATCAAATTAG
- a CDS encoding beta-ketoacyl-ACP synthase III codes for MEFKSVGVKGMGYYVPERIMSNFDFEKILDTSDEWIRTMTGVEERRFAAPEEATSDLCVKAAEKALKVAGMTIEDIDMIIVATVTPDYPVQSTACLVQHKMGARNVPSFDVNAACSGFIYSLTIAGSMIRSGIYKNVLVIGAEVLSRILDMTNRSNCILFGDGAAAAVVSEVEEGYGMLSTYLGAEGEDDYILKIPAGGSKKPNDAETIANRENFLVMKGSEVFKFAVHALPSATNKALKIANVKSEELKMIFPHQANVRIIESAAKRIHVPMDKFYMNIKRFGNTSAASVGIALGEALEKGMLQKGDLIALTGFGAGLTYGSIVMKWAY; via the coding sequence ATGGAATTTAAAAGTGTAGGAGTCAAAGGGATGGGATATTATGTTCCAGAAAGAATTATGTCTAACTTTGATTTTGAAAAAATACTGGATACTAGCGATGAGTGGATAAGAACAATGACAGGGGTAGAAGAAAGAAGATTTGCAGCTCCTGAAGAAGCAACTTCAGACCTTTGTGTAAAGGCGGCTGAAAAGGCATTGAAAGTTGCAGGAATGACGATAGAAGATATAGATATGATAATCGTAGCTACAGTTACTCCAGACTACCCAGTTCAAAGTACAGCTTGTCTTGTACAGCATAAAATGGGAGCAAGAAATGTACCATCTTTTGATGTAAATGCTGCATGCAGCGGATTCATATATTCTCTTACAATAGCAGGATCAATGATAAGAAGTGGTATATATAAAAATGTTTTGGTAATTGGTGCAGAAGTTCTTTCAAGAATACTTGATATGACTAATAGAAGCAACTGCATTCTTTTTGGAGATGGAGCAGCAGCAGCAGTAGTATCAGAAGTAGAAGAAGGATATGGAATGCTTTCTACATATCTAGGAGCAGAGGGAGAAGATGATTATATTCTTAAAATACCAGCAGGAGGAAGTAAAAAACCTAATGATGCTGAAACAATAGCAAACAGAGAAAATTTCCTTGTAATGAAAGGATCAGAAGTTTTCAAATTTGCTGTACATGCTCTACCTTCAGCAACTAATAAAGCTTTAAAAATAGCAAATGTAAAATCAGAAGAGTTGAAAATGATATTTCCACATCAAGCTAATGTAAGAATAATAGAATCAGCAGCTAAAAGAATTCATGTTCCTATGGATAAATTCTATATGAATATTAAAAGATTTGGAAATACTTCAGCAGCTTCTGTAGGAATTGCTTTGGGAGAAGCTCTTGAAAAAGGAATGCTTCAAAAAGGAGATTTAATTGCTCTTACAGGATTCGGTGCTGGACTTACTTACGGATCAATTGTTATGAAATGGGCTTATTAA
- the fabD gene encoding ACP S-malonyltransferase yields MSKIAFVFPGQGTQYVGMGKELYENSELAKKEFDSLFSKLDFDLKTVMFEGPEEALKETKNTQPAIVSMSLILTKLLEAKGVKPDYVAGHSVGEYAAFGAAGYLSTEDTVKLTSARGKFMNDTAVKVNGGMAAIIGIDSEKIKEVLKNVEGIVEAVNFNEPNQTVIAGQKDAIERACTALKEAGARRAMPLAVSGPFHSSLMKEAGEKLKEEAEKYTFQMTDVKLVANTTADILNSVEDIKNEIYTQSFGPVKWVDTVKKLKSEGVTKIYEIGPGKVLAGLVKKIDKEIEIKNIEKLEDLENLM; encoded by the coding sequence ATGTCAAAAATTGCTTTTGTATTTCCAGGACAAGGAACACAATATGTTGGAATGGGAAAAGAACTTTATGAAAACAGCGAACTGGCAAAAAAAGAATTTGACAGTCTGTTTTCAAAGCTTGATTTTGATCTTAAAACAGTAATGTTTGAAGGACCAGAAGAAGCATTGAAAGAAACAAAAAATACTCAGCCGGCTATCGTTTCTATGAGCCTTATACTTACAAAATTATTAGAAGCTAAAGGGGTAAAACCTGATTATGTTGCTGGGCACTCAGTTGGGGAATATGCAGCCTTTGGAGCAGCAGGATATTTAAGCACAGAAGATACAGTAAAACTTACAAGTGCAAGAGGAAAATTTATGAATGATACAGCTGTGAAAGTAAATGGTGGAATGGCTGCAATCATTGGAATTGACTCAGAAAAGATAAAAGAAGTATTAAAAAATGTTGAAGGAATAGTAGAAGCAGTAAACTTTAACGAACCAAACCAGACAGTAATAGCAGGACAAAAGGATGCTATAGAAAGAGCATGCACAGCTTTAAAAGAAGCAGGAGCAAGAAGAGCAATGCCTCTGGCAGTCTCTGGTCCTTTCCATTCTTCTTTAATGAAAGAAGCTGGAGAAAAATTAAAAGAAGAAGCTGAAAAATATACTTTCCAAATGACAGATGTAAAGCTTGTAGCTAATACTACAGCTGATATTTTAAACAGTGTTGAAGACATAAAAAATGAGATATATACTCAAAGTTTTGGACCAGTTAAATGGGTAGATACTGTAAAAAAATTAAAATCTGAGGGAGTAACAAAAATTTATGAAATCGGTCCAGGCAAAGTATTAGCGGGACTTGTGAAGAAAATCGACAAGGAAATAGAAATAAAAAATATAGAAAAACTTGAAGATTTGGAAAATTTAATGTAA
- the acpP gene encoding acyl carrier protein, which produces MLDKIREIVVEQLGVDAEQVTPEANFVEDLGADSLDTVELIMAFEEEFDVEIPDTDAEKIKTVQDVMDYIEAKR; this is translated from the coding sequence ATGTTAGATAAAATAAGAGAAATTGTAGTAGAACAATTAGGGGTTGACGCTGAACAAGTAACTCCAGAAGCTAACTTTGTAGAAGATTTAGGAGCAGATTCACTAGATACAGTTGAGTTAATAATGGCTTTTGAAGAAGAATTCGATGTAGAAATTCCTGATACAGATGCTGAAAAAATCAAAACTGTACAAGATGTTATGGATTACATTGAAGCAAAAAGATAA
- the fabF gene encoding beta-ketoacyl-ACP synthase II: MKRVVVTGLGLITALGTGLEKSWKKILAGETGVALLESYDTTDMPVKIAAEVKDFDPLEFGIEKKEVKKLARNTQFAIAATKMALEDSGLVIDENNCEDIGVIVSSGIGGIEIFEGQHQTMLEKGVKRISPFTIPGMISNMAAGNIGIYFGAKGPNKSIVTACAAGTHSVGDAFEMIKTGRAKVMIAGGTEASITPFAMNAFANMKALSTRNDEPQKASRPFSADRDGFVMGEGAGILILEELEAAKARGAKIYAEVVGYGETCDAYHITAPADGGEGAARAFKMALKEGNIDLNDVDYINAHGTSTPANDKNETLAIKTVFGERAKDLLVSSTKGATGHGLGAAGGIEAVLIANTIFTGVVPPTINYDNPDEVCDLNYVPNKPVERTVEVAMSSSLGFGGHNAVIAMRKYK, encoded by the coding sequence GTGAAGAGAGTAGTAGTTACAGGGCTTGGATTAATAACTGCATTGGGGACAGGTTTAGAAAAAAGCTGGAAAAAAATATTAGCAGGGGAAACTGGAGTAGCTCTTTTAGAGTCATATGATACTACAGATATGCCTGTAAAAATAGCAGCTGAAGTAAAAGATTTTGATCCATTAGAATTTGGAATAGAAAAGAAAGAAGTTAAAAAATTAGCAAGAAACACTCAATTTGCTATTGCTGCAACTAAAATGGCGTTAGAAGATTCAGGACTTGTTATAGATGAGAATAACTGTGAAGATATAGGAGTAATTGTTTCCTCTGGTATTGGAGGAATAGAAATATTTGAAGGACAACATCAGACTATGTTGGAAAAGGGAGTAAAAAGAATATCTCCATTCACTATACCTGGAATGATATCTAACATGGCAGCAGGAAATATAGGTATATATTTTGGTGCAAAAGGGCCAAATAAATCTATAGTTACAGCTTGTGCAGCAGGAACTCATTCTGTTGGGGATGCTTTTGAAATGATAAAAACAGGAAGAGCTAAAGTAATGATAGCTGGTGGAACAGAAGCTTCAATAACTCCATTTGCAATGAATGCTTTTGCTAATATGAAAGCATTATCTACTAGAAATGATGAACCTCAAAAAGCTTCAAGACCATTTTCTGCAGACAGAGATGGATTTGTAATGGGAGAAGGAGCTGGAATCCTTATTCTTGAAGAATTAGAAGCTGCTAAGGCAAGAGGAGCAAAAATATATGCTGAAGTAGTAGGATATGGAGAAACTTGTGATGCATACCATATTACTGCACCAGCTGATGGAGGAGAAGGAGCTGCAAGAGCTTTCAAAATGGCATTAAAAGAAGGAAATATCGATTTAAATGATGTTGATTACATAAATGCACATGGAACATCTACACCTGCAAATGATAAAAATGAAACTTTGGCAATAAAAACTGTATTTGGTGAAAGAGCTAAAGATCTTTTAGTTTCTTCTACTAAAGGAGCTACAGGACATGGACTGGGAGCAGCTGGAGGAATAGAGGCTGTATTAATAGCTAATACTATTTTTACAGGAGTAGTGCCACCTACTATAAACTATGATAATCCTGATGAGGTTTGTGATCTTAATTATGTACCGAATAAACCAGTAGAAAGAACTGTAGAAGTAGCAATGTCAAGTTCTCTTGGATTTGGTGGACATAATGCTGTAATTGCAATGAGAAAATATAAATAA
- the rnc gene encoding ribonuclease III, whose translation MKKNYLELEGNLGYSFNNKELLKNSLIHRSFGNEHWRYKKISNERLELLGDAVLDLVVTEYLYKSHESSTEGDLAKIKSMVVSEPVLASISKKMDVGKYLLLSKGEEMTGGRERSSILGDAFEAILGAIYLDSDFETAKKYALSHIKDSIDHVDKNEDILDFKTILQEYSQREYKIIPSYEVIRETGPDHQKIFEIEVKIGDRTGRGTGKNKKSAEQSAAKELCKKLGVKTHEAL comes from the coding sequence TTGAAAAAGAATTATTTAGAGCTTGAAGGAAACTTAGGTTATTCTTTTAATAATAAAGAGCTTTTAAAGAATTCACTTATCCATAGATCTTTTGGAAATGAACACTGGAGATATAAAAAAATAAGCAATGAAAGACTAGAACTGCTGGGAGATGCAGTTCTAGATCTTGTTGTTACTGAATATCTATATAAAAGCCATGAAAGTTCAACAGAAGGGGATTTAGCCAAAATAAAATCTATGGTTGTAAGTGAACCTGTATTGGCATCTATTTCTAAAAAAATGGATGTTGGAAAATATCTTCTTTTAAGTAAGGGAGAAGAAATGACAGGTGGAAGAGAAAGAAGTTCTATATTAGGAGATGCATTTGAAGCAATATTAGGAGCAATATATCTTGATTCAGATTTTGAAACAGCAAAAAAATATGCTTTAAGTCATATAAAAGATTCAATAGATCATGTGGATAAAAATGAGGATATATTAGACTTTAAAACTATACTGCAAGAATATAGTCAAAGAGAATATAAAATAATACCATCTTATGAAGTAATAAGGGAAACTGGGCCTGATCATCAAAAAATATTTGAAATAGAAGTAAAAATTGGTGATAGAACAGGGAGAGGAACAGGAAAAAATAAAAAGAGTGCAGAGCAGTCAGCAGCTAAAGAATTATGTAAAAAGTTAGGTGTAAAAACACATGAAGCATTATAA
- a CDS encoding elongator complex protein 3: MKHYNIPIFISHFGCPNACVFCNQKKINGRETDVTMEDLKETIETYLETLPKNSKKEVAFFGGTFTGISFDLQRQYLETVHEYIKKGLIDGIRLSTRPDCINKEIVEQLKKYGVTSVELGVQSLDEKVLKATARYYPVEVVAEACTLLKKYDIELGIQLMIGLPESTFESDLFTAERALEMKPDVARIYPTLVIKGTKMEEMFKDGEYKALSIEEAVERTRKIYSLLESRGVNVIRVGLQPSEDLREEGVVLGGPFHPAFRELVETEIYYNFFSSIAEREKRLDIRANEKNISKLVGIKKANRVRLKEYFNIKIDDSVGKDEVVVNDRVYSRLDILRREINEPDSN; the protein is encoded by the coding sequence ATGAAGCATTATAATATTCCCATCTTTATAAGTCATTTTGGTTGTCCTAATGCTTGTGTTTTTTGTAATCAGAAGAAGATAAATGGACGTGAAACTGATGTGACAATGGAAGATCTGAAAGAAACAATAGAAACATATTTAGAAACTCTGCCAAAGAATTCCAAAAAAGAGGTGGCTTTTTTTGGTGGAACTTTTACAGGAATCTCTTTTGATCTCCAGAGACAATATCTAGAGACAGTACATGAATATATAAAAAAAGGGCTGATAGATGGGATAAGACTTTCTACAAGACCTGACTGCATAAATAAAGAGATAGTGGAACAGCTGAAAAAATATGGAGTGACTTCAGTAGAACTTGGAGTTCAGTCTTTAGATGAGAAAGTATTAAAAGCTACAGCAAGATATTATCCTGTTGAGGTAGTAGCAGAGGCTTGTACTTTATTAAAAAAATATGATATAGAATTAGGGATTCAATTAATGATAGGTCTCCCAGAATCAACTTTTGAAAGTGATCTTTTTACAGCAGAAAGAGCTTTGGAAATGAAACCAGATGTAGCAAGAATATATCCTACCCTTGTGATAAAGGGAACAAAGATGGAAGAGATGTTCAAAGATGGAGAATACAAAGCTTTATCTATAGAGGAAGCTGTAGAAAGAACTAGGAAAATATATTCACTTTTAGAGAGCAGAGGAGTGAATGTTATAAGAGTTGGGTTACAACCTAGTGAAGACTTGAGAGAAGAAGGGGTAGTTTTAGGTGGCCCTTTTCACCCTGCATTCAGAGAACTTGTGGAAACGGAGATTTATTACAATTTTTTTAGCTCCATAGCAGAGAGAGAAAAAAGATTGGATATAAGGGCAAATGAAAAAAATATATCAAAACTGGTAGGAATAAAAAAAGCTAATAGAGTAAGACTGAAGGAATATTTTAATATAAAAATAGACGATAGTGTTGGAAAAGATGAAGTTGTTGTAAATGACAGAGTGTATTCAAGACTGGATATCCTTAGAAGGGAGATTAATGAACCAGATAGTAATTAA
- a CDS encoding Rne/Rng family ribonuclease, whose protein sequence is MNQIVINIDEFQSRAAIIEDGKVVEILVEREEEGRINGSIYKGKVANVLPGMESAFVNIGLEKNGFLYVNDLREFEEKYLDGILNSSRPIEDILNVGDDVVVQILNEPRGTKGARVTTHFTIPGKYLVLMPNNDHIAISKKIRDEEERERLENIFKEIKPENMGVIIRTAAFGKSEFHFEREIEYLVKKWEDIEKKIKGTKIGEVLYKDNGIITTVLRDIFSNDIDELIVDNEEVYWEVIDYINAFSEKTLKTKIKLYRDGKEKDIFDLYGINEEIDKALNEVVWLECGGYLVIQKTEALISIDVNTGKNTGSLNLEETVVNTNLEAAKEIPRQLRLRNFGGIIIIDFIDMRVEEDKIKVLEALEKHLQKDRIKNNIVHFTDLGLVEMTRKRTGKPLAYYFQEVCPHCNGTGKIKSQDALIHELMKEIKMCSEDKDISTIKVKLSKTLIESFKEIYFEIIKEFLKVKKKAIELEVDTNNSCQYEIILVK, encoded by the coding sequence ATGAACCAGATAGTAATTAATATAGATGAGTTTCAATCCAGAGCAGCTATAATAGAAGATGGAAAAGTTGTAGAGATACTTGTAGAGAGAGAAGAAGAGGGAAGAATAAATGGAAGCATATACAAAGGAAAAGTTGCCAATGTACTTCCTGGAATGGAATCAGCTTTTGTCAATATTGGATTGGAAAAAAATGGATTTCTTTATGTAAATGATTTAAGAGAATTTGAAGAAAAATATCTAGATGGAATATTAAATAGCAGTAGACCTATAGAAGATATATTGAATGTAGGTGATGATGTAGTGGTGCAGATACTCAACGAACCTCGTGGAACGAAGGGGGCAAGAGTCACTACGCATTTTACAATACCAGGAAAATATCTGGTGCTTATGCCTAATAATGATCATATAGCTATTTCAAAGAAAATAAGAGATGAAGAAGAGAGAGAAAGATTAGAAAATATATTTAAAGAAATAAAACCTGAAAATATGGGTGTAATAATAAGGACAGCTGCTTTTGGGAAAAGTGAGTTCCATTTTGAAAGAGAAATAGAATATCTTGTGAAGAAGTGGGAAGATATAGAAAAGAAAATAAAAGGAACTAAAATAGGAGAGGTACTGTATAAAGATAATGGAATTATTACTACAGTGCTGAGAGATATTTTCTCCAATGACATAGATGAGCTTATAGTGGACAATGAAGAGGTGTATTGGGAAGTTATAGATTATATTAACGCCTTCAGTGAGAAGACCCTTAAAACAAAAATAAAGCTGTATAGAGATGGAAAAGAAAAGGATATCTTTGACTTATATGGTATAAATGAAGAGATAGATAAAGCGCTTAATGAAGTAGTGTGGTTAGAGTGCGGAGGATATCTTGTTATTCAAAAGACAGAAGCTTTGATCAGTATTGATGTAAATACAGGAAAAAATACTGGAAGCCTGAACCTTGAAGAAACAGTTGTAAATACTAATCTAGAAGCAGCAAAAGAGATACCTAGACAGCTTAGACTTAGAAATTTTGGTGGAATAATAATAATAGATTTCATTGATATGAGAGTGGAAGAAGATAAAATAAAGGTATTGGAAGCTTTGGAAAAACATTTGCAAAAGGATAGAATAAAAAATAATATAGTTCATTTTACTGATCTTGGACTTGTGGAAATGACAAGAAAACGTACTGGAAAACCTTTAGCATATTATTTTCAGGAAGTGTGTCCGCATTGTAATGGAACTGGAAAAATAAAATCTCAGGATGCTCTTATCCACGAGCTTATGAAAGAAATTAAGATGTGCTCTGAGGATAAAGATATCAGTACAATAAAAGTAAAACTATCAAAAACTTTGATAGAATCTTTTAAGGAAATATATTTTGAAATTATTAAAGAGTTCTTAAAAGTAAAGAAAAAAGCTATAGAATTAGAAGTAGATACAAATAATAGTTGCCAATATGAAATAATTCTGGTTAAATAG
- the coaD gene encoding pantetheine-phosphate adenylyltransferase has translation MKIGVYAGSFDPITKGHYDVIKKSLKITDKLIVAVMNNSNKKGWFSLEERKNMIKLLVGEDNEKIEVKSFDGLLINFMKENGADIIIRGLRAVSDYEYELGYAFANHDLSYGEIETVFIPAAREYMYLSSSSVREAAMVGARLDIFVDDKIAEIVKEKAKTIKG, from the coding sequence ATGAAAATAGGTGTTTATGCTGGAAGCTTTGATCCTATAACTAAGGGACATTATGATGTTATAAAAAAATCATTAAAAATAACAGATAAGCTTATTGTAGCAGTCATGAATAATAGTAATAAAAAAGGATGGTTTTCTCTTGAAGAGAGAAAAAATATGATAAAACTCCTAGTTGGAGAAGATAATGAAAAAATAGAAGTAAAAAGTTTTGATGGACTTCTGATAAATTTTATGAAAGAAAATGGAGCAGATATAATAATCAGAGGATTGAGAGCAGTTTCAGACTATGAGTATGAACTGGGATATGCCTTTGCTAATCATGATCTTTCTTATGGAGAAATAGAAACTGTATTTATTCCAGCAGCAAGAGAATACATGTATTTGAGTTCCAGTTCAGTAAGAGAAGCAGCTATGGTGGGAGCCAGACTTGATATATTTGTAGATGATAAAATAGCTGAGATAGTGAAAGAAAAAGCAAAAACTATCAAAGGATAG